A region of Nostoc sp. 'Peltigera membranacea cyanobiont' N6 DNA encodes the following proteins:
- a CDS encoding trifunctional serine/threonine-protein kinase/ATP-binding protein/sensor histidine kinase — protein sequence MTLVSIPGYQVSEELYNGSRTLVYRAVREIDREPVAIKLLKNLYPSFSELVQFRNQYTIVKNLNSPLIVQTYSLEPFQNGYSLVMEDFGGISLKEYFAVLETRYIASIEEFLEIAIALCNTLDILYHERIIHKDIKPSNILINPETKQVKLIDFSIASLLPRETQTLVNPNVLEGTLAYISPEQTGRMNRVIDYRTDFYSLGVTFYELLTGELPFASNDPMELVHSHLAKTAPLGHKINPQIPAIISEIVSKLMMKNAEDRYQSALGLKFDLEKCLHQLKETGEIQSFEIASKDLCDRFIIPDKLYGRDQEVQTLLEAFERVSLGATEMMLVAGFSGIGKTAVVNEVHKPIVRQRGYFIKGKYDQFQRNIPFSAFVQVFRDLMGQLLTESDIQLEEWKNKILEAVGDNGKVIIDVIPELEKIIGAQPPAAELSGAAAQNRFNLLFEKFTQVFTTKEHPLVMFLDDLQWADSASLKLMQLLMADTGHLFIIGAYRDNEVNPGHSLMLTLSEIQKTQAIINTITLAPLSKVQVNKLVADTLKCSNNLASSLAELVYQKTQGNPFFTTQFIKALHQDKLITFDFELNCWQCDIIQIKTLAATDDVIAFMSLQLQKLPLSTQQVLQLAACIGNQFDLGTLAIVAEQSQIETAACLWKALQEGLILPIGDVYKFYVGQESIISTSENQEIVTYKFLHDRVQQAAYSLIPDDQKQLKHLKIGQLLLQGNSQIEQEEYLFDIVGHLNLGFELLHSTEKPELARLNLAAGQKANISTAYSAGAEYALFGIKLLEANCWQHQYPLALALYETAAEGTYLSGDFEQMDRLTEVVLQKDNPLLDKIKSYELKIQKFQAQNKLLDAVKLALDVLELLGEKFSLEPDTSETEQAFKETLLILDNRDTLSLIDLPEMTDPYKLAVMRILSTMFASTYLSSPKLLPLIILKQVNLSLEYGNASESASAYAKYGLLLCAIVNNIDLGYQFSELALRLLEDAKVKDSKAHTINVACAAVQFWKKSLRIATQLFIEGYQSGLESGDIQNASHCIMNYLSYAYYYGKELFELEREMSIYGEVIAKLKQKSCLQNINSLQQTVMNLVITVEKPQFLEGDFFSENVEIPRLNQSNDRTALAFLYIQKLMLSYLFGEIAQARKIAVIAEQYLDGVPGMFWVPIFYWYDTLTQLAGYSELTDVEQKENIWVHVLEKQAKMRQWADRAPTNFLHKYDLVEAQRHQILGKTTEAIDLYDRAISGAKANEYIQEEALANELAAKFYLDWGKEKVAAGYMQEAYYCYAKWGAKAKVADLEQRYPQLLAPILQQSRSVFSTNETIFTVGTVTSSSTSVSDTLDLTAILKASQTISGEIELSKLISSLLSIIIENAGADKCVLMLLQDNHLLIAGSISQETQPVVLQSLPIEDSQDIPHKLIYKVKRNQKTFVLLDATADITFANDPYIIRQQPQSILCNPILHQGKLLGILYLENNLVKGAFTSDRVELLNFLCAQAAISLENARLYEQQLEYSQQLERSLEELSTAQSVLQSSQQRLQLLVQQTPLAVIEWDTNYQVTDWNPAAERIFGYSKQEALGCGFKFIIPEKIQGEMERVSVEIISQEGGNYSINENVTKDGKIIICAWYNNPLVSADGELIGVASLADDITEQQAALRERKVAEVQLQEKAQELEAALQNLQQAQLQMVQTEKMSALGNLVAGVAHEMNNPLGFIAASLKQAKPTIADIVEHLRLYQSSFPNKSDEIKDHAEEIDLDYSLEDLPKMIDSMSMACDRLKNISTSLRTFSRADRDYKVPFNIHQGIDSTILILKHRLKDNEQRPAIQVVANYGNLPEVECFPGQLNQVFMNIFANAIDALDESNHGLSLEEIKANPNCITITTSVENNLVKVAIRDNGKGINEQVKQKIFDHLFTTKAVGKGTGLGLAIARQIVESTHGGKLSFNSVIGEGTEFIIEIPV from the coding sequence ATGACTCTAGTTAGTATTCCCGGATATCAAGTTAGTGAAGAACTCTACAATGGTTCTCGCACTTTGGTTTATCGTGCAGTTCGAGAAATCGATCGAGAACCTGTAGCGATCAAACTGCTGAAAAATCTTTATCCCAGTTTCTCGGAATTAGTACAGTTTCGCAATCAGTATACCATTGTCAAAAATCTCAACTCACCCCTGATCGTTCAAACCTATAGCCTAGAACCTTTCCAAAATGGCTATTCGCTGGTGATGGAAGACTTTGGGGGAATTTCCTTAAAAGAATATTTTGCTGTTCTAGAAACCCGATATATCGCGTCTATAGAGGAGTTTTTAGAAATTGCGATCGCACTTTGCAACACCTTAGATATTCTCTACCACGAGCGCATTATTCATAAAGATATCAAACCCAGCAATATCTTAATTAATCCCGAAACCAAACAAGTCAAATTAATTGACTTTAGTATTGCATCACTTCTACCACGAGAAACGCAAACCCTTGTTAACCCCAATGTGTTGGAAGGAACACTAGCTTATATTTCTCCTGAACAGACAGGGAGAATGAATCGGGTAATCGATTATCGCACAGATTTTTATTCCTTGGGTGTAACTTTTTATGAATTACTCACGGGTGAGTTACCATTTGCATCAAACGATCCAATGGAATTGGTACATTCTCATCTTGCTAAAACAGCACCTTTAGGACATAAAATTAATCCACAGATTCCGGCAATTATCTCAGAAATTGTCAGTAAACTGATGATGAAAAATGCTGAAGATAGATATCAGAGTGCATTAGGATTGAAATTTGATTTAGAAAAATGTTTACATCAGCTAAAAGAAACTGGTGAAATTCAAAGCTTTGAAATTGCTAGTAAGGATTTGTGCGATCGCTTTATAATTCCTGATAAACTTTATGGCAGAGACCAGGAAGTTCAAACCCTACTAGAAGCATTTGAAAGAGTCAGCCTTGGCGCAACAGAAATGATGCTGGTAGCTGGGTTTTCTGGAATTGGCAAAACAGCCGTTGTCAACGAAGTTCATAAACCCATTGTTAGACAACGGGGCTATTTTATTAAAGGTAAATATGACCAATTTCAACGGAATATTCCCTTCAGTGCTTTTGTGCAAGTATTCCGCGATTTAATGGGTCAATTGTTAACAGAAAGTGATATTCAACTAGAGGAGTGGAAAAATAAAATATTAGAGGCTGTTGGCGACAATGGAAAAGTAATTATTGATGTTATTCCCGAATTAGAGAAAATTATTGGCGCACAACCACCAGCAGCAGAATTATCAGGAGCAGCAGCGCAAAATCGTTTTAATTTATTGTTTGAAAAATTCACCCAAGTCTTTACAACTAAAGAACATCCCTTAGTGATGTTTCTCGATGATTTGCAATGGGCTGATTCTGCATCGCTAAAGTTAATGCAGCTATTAATGGCTGATACCGGGCATCTTTTCATTATTGGTGCATATCGTGATAACGAAGTCAATCCTGGACATTCATTAATGTTGACCTTGAGTGAAATCCAGAAAACACAAGCAATAATTAACACGATTACCTTAGCACCATTAAGTAAGGTACAAGTCAATAAGTTAGTTGCTGATACACTCAAATGCAGTAATAATTTAGCATCATCTCTAGCAGAATTAGTATATCAAAAAACTCAAGGAAATCCATTTTTTACCACACAGTTTATCAAAGCGTTGCATCAAGATAAATTAATCACATTTGACTTTGAATTAAATTGTTGGCAGTGTGACATTATCCAGATAAAAACTCTAGCAGCAACAGATGATGTGATAGCTTTTATGAGTTTACAACTGCAAAAACTACCGCTATCAACTCAGCAGGTGTTGCAGTTAGCAGCTTGTATCGGTAATCAATTTGATTTAGGAACTTTGGCTATTGTTGCTGAACAATCTCAAATCGAAACCGCAGCCTGTTTATGGAAAGCACTACAAGAAGGATTGATTTTACCAATTGGGGATGTTTATAAGTTTTACGTCGGGCAAGAAAGTATAATATCTACTTCCGAAAATCAGGAGATTGTTACTTACAAATTTTTACACGACAGAGTGCAACAAGCGGCTTATTCTCTGATTCCTGATGACCAAAAACAACTAAAGCATTTAAAAATTGGGCAACTTTTGTTGCAAGGAAATTCTCAGATCGAACAAGAAGAATACCTATTTGACATTGTAGGTCATTTAAATCTAGGTTTTGAGTTACTTCATTCAACAGAGAAACCAGAGTTAGCTCGGTTAAATTTAGCTGCTGGACAAAAGGCGAACATTTCTACGGCTTATAGTGCTGGAGCAGAGTATGCTCTTTTCGGGATCAAATTACTAGAGGCAAACTGTTGGCAACATCAATATCCTTTAGCATTAGCACTGTATGAAACAGCCGCAGAAGGTACATATCTCAGTGGCGATTTTGAACAGATGGATCGGTTGACTGAAGTGGTTTTGCAAAAAGACAATCCGCTTCTCGACAAAATAAAATCCTATGAGCTAAAAATCCAGAAATTTCAAGCTCAGAATAAGTTGCTTGATGCTGTCAAATTAGCTCTTGATGTTCTCGAACTTTTAGGAGAGAAATTTTCCCTAGAACCAGACACTTCTGAAACTGAGCAAGCATTCAAAGAAACATTATTAATTCTAGACAACAGAGATACTTTAAGCTTAATCGATTTACCAGAGATGACAGATCCGTATAAGCTTGCAGTGATGCGGATTCTGTCAACAATGTTTGCCTCCACTTATCTATCAAGTCCTAAATTATTACCGTTGATTATCTTAAAGCAAGTTAATTTATCTCTAGAGTACGGAAACGCCTCTGAGTCTGCCTCTGCTTATGCTAAATACGGGCTACTTTTGTGTGCAATTGTCAACAATATCGATCTGGGCTATCAATTTAGTGAGTTAGCTTTAAGGCTATTAGAAGATGCCAAAGTCAAAGACAGTAAAGCTCATACAATTAATGTAGCTTGCGCCGCAGTTCAGTTTTGGAAAAAATCGCTCAGAATCGCAACTCAACTTTTTATAGAAGGGTATCAAAGTGGTTTAGAAAGCGGTGACATTCAAAATGCTTCCCACTGTATTATGAATTATTTAAGTTATGCCTATTATTATGGCAAAGAACTATTTGAACTCGAACGAGAAATGTCAATTTATGGCGAAGTGATTGCCAAGCTTAAACAGAAATCTTGCTTACAAAACATAAATAGCCTTCAACAAACTGTCATGAATTTAGTTATTACAGTAGAAAAACCCCAGTTTTTGGAAGGCGATTTTTTTAGTGAAAATGTAGAAATACCACGGCTCAATCAATCTAACGATCGAACTGCCTTGGCTTTTCTATATATTCAAAAACTCATGCTAAGTTACTTATTTGGAGAGATTGCACAAGCTAGGAAAATTGCCGTCATAGCCGAGCAATATTTAGACGGAGTTCCGGGAATGTTCTGGGTTCCTATCTTTTATTGGTATGATACATTAACTCAATTAGCTGGATATTCTGAATTAACAGATGTGGAGCAAAAAGAGAACATCTGGGTTCATGTCTTGGAAAAGCAAGCAAAAATGCGGCAATGGGCAGATCGTGCTCCCACGAACTTCTTACATAAGTATGATTTAGTAGAAGCTCAGAGACATCAAATCTTGGGTAAGACAACTGAAGCCATAGACTTATACGATCGCGCCATTTCTGGTGCGAAAGCCAACGAATATATCCAAGAAGAAGCCTTAGCCAACGAATTAGCAGCAAAGTTTTACCTCGACTGGGGAAAAGAGAAAGTCGCCGCAGGTTATATGCAGGAAGCATATTATTGTTATGCGAAGTGGGGAGCAAAAGCCAAAGTCGCCGACTTAGAACAACGCTATCCCCAATTACTCGCACCTATATTACAGCAAAGCCGTTCGGTTTTTTCAACTAACGAAACTATCTTCACCGTGGGGACTGTCACATCTAGCAGTACCAGTGTTTCAGATACCCTAGATTTAACAGCAATTCTCAAAGCATCTCAAACGATCTCTGGTGAAATCGAACTTTCCAAACTAATTTCATCCTTACTTTCCATCATCATCGAAAATGCCGGGGCTGATAAATGCGTGTTAATGCTGTTGCAAGACAATCATTTACTAATTGCCGGATCAATTAGCCAGGAAACACAACCCGTTGTATTGCAAAGTCTTCCCATTGAAGACAGTCAGGATATTCCCCACAAGCTCATTTACAAAGTCAAGCGCAATCAAAAGACTTTTGTCTTGTTGGATGCAACCGCAGATATCACTTTCGCCAATGACCCCTATATTATCCGTCAACAGCCTCAAAGTATCTTGTGCAACCCGATTTTACACCAAGGTAAATTACTGGGCATTTTATATCTGGAAAATAATTTAGTAAAGGGGGCATTTACGAGCGATCGCGTCGAACTCCTTAACTTTCTGTGCGCCCAAGCCGCAATTTCTTTGGAAAATGCTCGACTTTACGAGCAGCAGCTAGAGTATTCCCAACAGCTAGAGCGATCGCTTGAGGAGTTAAGCACCGCCCAGTCTGTCTTGCAATCATCCCAGCAACGACTCCAGCTATTGGTTCAGCAAACTCCACTAGCAGTCATAGAGTGGGATACCAATTATCAAGTTACTGACTGGAACCCAGCCGCAGAAAGAATCTTTGGCTACAGCAAACAAGAGGCTTTGGGTTGTGGATTCAAATTCATCATTCCTGAAAAGATTCAAGGAGAAATGGAGCGAGTCAGCGTCGAAATTATCTCGCAGGAGGGCGGCAATTACAGTATCAATGAAAATGTGACAAAGGATGGTAAAATTATCATTTGTGCTTGGTATAATAATCCCCTTGTAAGTGCAGATGGCGAGTTAATCGGAGTTGCTTCCCTAGCAGATGATATTACAGAACAGCAAGCTGCGCTACGCGAACGCAAAGTTGCCGAAGTCCAACTTCAAGAAAAAGCACAAGAGCTAGAAGCTGCTTTACAAAACCTGCAACAAGCACAATTACAAATGGTGCAAACTGAGAAAATGTCTGCACTAGGCAACTTAGTTGCTGGTGTAGCTCACGAAATGAATAATCCCCTTGGTTTTATTGCTGCTAGTCTCAAACAAGCGAAACCTACTATCGCTGATATTGTTGAACATCTCAGACTATATCAATCAAGTTTCCCCAACAAAAGCGATGAAATCAAAGACCACGCCGAAGAAATCGACTTGGATTATAGCTTAGAAGACTTACCCAAGATGATTGATTCTATGTCTATGGCGTGTGACAGGCTAAAGAACATCAGCACCAGTTTAAGAACTTTCTCTCGTGCCGATCGAGACTACAAAGTACCTTTCAATATCCACCAAGGCATTGATAGCACTATTCTCATTCTCAAACATCGTCTTAAGGACAATGAACAACGTCCGGCGATTCAAGTTGTTGCAAACTACGGTAATTTACCTGAAGTAGAATGTTTTCCCGGTCAATTAAATCAGGTATTTATGAATATTTTTGCTAATGCTATTGATGCCTTAGATGAATCTAATCATGGACTCAGCCTTGAAGAAATTAAAGCCAATCCTAACTGCATTACTATTACAACCTCAGTCGAAAATAATCTCGTTAAAGTTGCCATTCGGGATAATGGTAAGGGAATTAACGAACAAGTTAAACAAAAAATATTTGACCATTTATTTACTACGAAAGCTGTTGGTAAAGGTACAGGGTTGGGGTTGGCGATCGCTCGGCAAATTGTCGAATCAACCCACGGCGGAAAATTAAGTTTTAACTCGGTTATAGGTGAGGGGACAGAATTTATCATTGAAATCCCAGTATAA
- a CDS encoding Uma2 family endonuclease, whose translation MEYSIPLPLLPTSAELPDSDDTPVDNELQNLIPNLLLAILSAIWSDRTDWFFGVDMGIYYLPTAPRKSIVPDGFLSLGVQRRRRPPNGRLSYVLWEENWTPPILVVEIVSQTYGGEYDIKMGKYLDLGVLYYVIYNPEYSQRDNHAPFEVYRRVDDEFVLQSQEQFWIPELQLGIGVAAGIHKGWERDWLFWFDRDGDRFLTPDERIEQAEQALQDLRYRLQQRGIDPDNL comes from the coding sequence ATGGAATACTCCATTCCCTTACCCCTGCTCCCAACTTCGGCTGAACTCCCCGATTCTGATGATACTCCTGTGGATAACGAGCTGCAAAACCTGATTCCTAACTTACTGTTAGCTATTTTGTCCGCAATTTGGAGCGATCGCACCGATTGGTTCTTTGGTGTAGACATGGGTATCTACTACCTCCCAACTGCACCGAGAAAATCCATTGTCCCCGATGGCTTTTTGAGCTTGGGTGTCCAACGACGGCGACGACCGCCGAATGGAAGACTCAGTTATGTGCTTTGGGAAGAAAATTGGACACCACCCATTTTGGTTGTCGAAATCGTCTCTCAAACCTATGGTGGAGAATACGATATTAAAATGGGCAAATATTTAGATTTAGGGGTATTGTATTACGTCATCTACAATCCAGAATATTCGCAACGAGATAATCACGCTCCCTTTGAAGTGTATCGACGGGTTGATGATGAATTTGTGTTGCAATCGCAAGAGCAGTTTTGGATACCGGAGTTGCAGTTGGGAATTGGGGTAGCTGCGGGGATTCATAAAGGTTGGGAGCGAGACTGGTTATTTTGGTTCGATCGAGATGGCGATCGCTTCCTTACCCCCGATGAACGCATAGAACAGGCTGAACAAGCCCTACAAGACTTGCGTTATCGTCTTCAACAGCGAGGTATCGATCCAGATAATTTGTAA